Within Gymnogyps californianus isolate 813 chromosome 27, ASM1813914v2, whole genome shotgun sequence, the genomic segment TACGGATGCCCCCCACTGCGCCGAGGGGCTCAGCCCCCCAAAGCTGTCCCAGGACAGGCCTCCCTTAGCCCTGAAGCCGAGTCCTCCACCCCGGCCCGGGGGGGACCCCCGGGAGTCCCCCCAGGACAGCCCGCCACCCTCCCCAGAAGTCCCCCAGCGGGACGCGGGCTGttgccccccttcctcctcctcctcctcctcctcctcctcctcatcctcctcctcactgtCGCGGGCGGCCCCGACGGGGCTGAAGTTGAAGCCGGACCACTGCCGCGAAGGCGAGGCCTGCTGCGGCCTGGCGGGGGCGCGGCCCGGGCTCGGCGGCGCGCCGCGGCCGCTGCGCCTGGCCGCCGCCACCTCGGCCCGCAGGCAGCCCAGCTTCTTGACGTAGACCTTGCGGGTGGTGGCGGTGATGGGCCCCGGCCGGTAGCCGAGCGCTACCAGCTCCTTCCGGAGCTCCGCGTCTGTCAGCTCCGCCATCGCCGCGGCGCTGACACCAGGCCCCACCGGAAGCGCTCTGCGAGGAGGGAAGCGCGGCCGCCATCTTGGGAGGGGCACGCCGCACCCCCTCGGGCAGCCATCTTGGGAAGGGCAAACGCAGGGCTCATGCGGCCTCCTCTGTTCGCAGGGCCGGCGCCATGTTGAtaagggaggagggggggataGGCGCCATATTGAGAAGGTCGAGGGAAAGCGCTGCTTCCCGGATACCGCTCCCGCCATCTTGTGAAGGCAGGTTCGCTGGTTCCGCCATGTTGGGGAGGTCAGGGGTCCTCTCGGAGGGCCCCTCTGAGGGCTGCCGGGCGGGAGCTGTTGCTAAGCtcaggagagggggaagggggcagaaatggagaaagcgAAGGGCAAAAGCAGCCTCAGCATCTGGGGCCGGCCAGTGTCACCGCCCCATCGCTCTGGGGGACCCTCCTCAGGAGCAAGCAGGGGCATTGAGCACCTCTCACCTCACTCCGACCAAGCTACACCGATGTTTTGACTCTTTTAGGGACATTTATGAGGAGAAAGAAGTGTCTTTCCCAGCCACCTGCCACCCCCCACGCACGTTTTCCTCATCCCTCTCATCGCTGCCAAGTTACAGTCATTTAACTGGCACCCATCAAGTGGGCTGGAGCTTTGCCACCACTTCTGACAGGATCAGGATCTGGGTCCTCAGGATatttgctggggaaggaggttCCTTGCATACTTTGCAGcctaaaaaggcaaaaacaagTGTCGacttgaaaatttattttggcaAGGCAGTGATGTACAGtaattgctttttcctgctgccGCCTATAAAGAAAGTAATGAAAGTGGCTGAAATACTGTGGCGTAATATCAGGATTTAattaaagataatgaaaaagTAGTGATGAATGCGTGCAGGCTGTCTGTGCATCGCCGTTTTTATGATCGACGCATGATACCGGAGCGGTGGAAACTTGGCGGTCCCGCAGGAGTGGGACCTGCAGCAAGTGGGAGCTGGTGGGGGCTCCCGGAGAGCTCAGCGTGGACACCCACCGCTTGCTACCATGAGGCTGGGGATGCTAAACTGCGCCTTCACAACCTAAAAACTTCTTTAGGGGTACCCCTCCTTTCACGCTCACTTTGCTGCCGTGCCCTTCTTGTTTAGGGCACCAGACAAAGCTCGCCTCGCTCTTCCTGATTTATGCAAGAAAGCAGCAACAAGATGCTGAGATCTGTTAATCTGGTTAGCAACAACAAATACACACTTAGTAGAGGCCAGGGAGCCCATTAAAAGAGCATACTCAGTTCCGATGGGAAGTGTGAACGTGCTAAGCCAAGCCTCCCCTGCTCACTAACTGGAAAGCACAACTGACAGCTAATAATTTGGAGCGGTGTCTAATGTAAACACAGAATTAGAATACGCTCTTAGTACACAGTTTCTGTAAGCTCACAGCTTTCAATTTGGAGAATCTTTGCCTAGACATGCAAATGCACGCTGGCATCTAAGCCTGAGCTGATACAAGCCCATGAATTAAGTTAACTCCTCttgctttggagaaaaagaacagcaaaaaacccaaaaaccatCCTTTCAGCTGCTTGTGTTTCTGGAGGTCAGGGAAGTTACACCAGGACGGAGTTTGGCCCAGCAGCCTCATTGCATGACCTTCAGAGTGGAGAACATGGGAGTGGTGTTCGAGAAcgggagggctggggaaaaGCTGTGATTCCTTCGCAGAAGGGAGGTTGGCGGCGCTGATGCTCAGCAGAAACAGATGCCTCTTCTTTGTGGAGAGAAATCCACAacccctctcccttcctccctagCAAGACAACCCTTGGGAGcatccctgccttccctggaaGGTACCTGGCCACCAcggagaaggcagcaggagaagacAGCCCTCTGTCTCTCAGACATGACAGAGCCTATATCCCCATGGACAATCACCTATTTGTTCCCATCACCCTGCCCACAGTGCCGATGATGAGGCTGACAGtggattttctgctttttgcagccCCTTTGTCATCCCCATagctctgggcagcagcaaaggctgtcGGGGCGAGCACAGGCCTGCCGATGCTGCAGATGGGCTGTGATGCTCAGAGATGCTCGACTGTGAAAATCCAGTTTCCCAGCCCACGGTGTAGCTCTCGAATGTCTTGGCTGTAAATATCCTGAGCTGGATGTGGGAAGATGGGACAGCGAGGAGGGGACAGCCTCCACCTTCCCTGCTAGTCCAGAAGCTGCCTTAGGCCTGCTGGCAGTGACTCAGATATTGAATGTGAAGAGCAGGCGTGCCGTGCCGTCTGCTTCTCTTGAAGTATCAAGAGAGGACTGGTGTAAGCAGAGGGGTAGAAATAGACCTGCACCATCTTCATAAGGCGCCTGAAGAGGGGAGCATGCTGCACCCCGAAAAGCACGGGCAGCAGATGAACCCTTCCACCTCTGACTGAGgggctgctgaaaaaaaccccgCCGTCCCACCTCCTCTTCTTATCCCGTGGCATTTGGACGACAGTCCTGCATATGTCACCAGGGGAAGTGTCAAATCTTACTTGGGAGCCGACTGTGCCAATTTAACACCCTGTCGCTCACAGCCGCCGCACAGGTGTGACCCAGGAACACCGCTTCTCATCCTCCCGATCATATGCCATGTCCTCAGCCTGCCGAGCTTCTTATTAGGTTAGAAAGTCAGTGctgatttcattcttttctctcctccttcgcctcctttccctgcctctttCCCCCAACTGTTCAGCTGCTCATCCTGCCACGAAACTCTTGTTTGGTTTCTGGAGTGGCAAGATCTTCCTACTTGCTTGCAGGCATGGACTTAGGTTCTGCTGGCTGCCAAAGCAGCCTTCCAGGGCACTGTAAATACAGATCTGTCCTGCAACTGGGAGACCATTTTGCTTCTTAACAAAAGATACAGCCCTGACAGTGGGAGTCTTGCCTGGGAGCATGGCCGGGGTTCATCTGTCTTCTCCTTCCAGCAGAAGAATATCTGCTTCTTTCCCACTGCTCAAGCCCCTGAGGCTGGAAGGAATTTAATTCCAAAAGCTGAATGCCCCCTTGCACTTTTGTGCCTATTTGGGCAGCACAGTTGTTGCTGCAGGACAAGACAGGGGGTTAATACAGTTACTGTCACAACCAGCCATACATCCCTGAAGTCATTTATAGCTGGGTCAACTGGGAAGAGCCATTGGCACAACAGAGCGCCAGGGTAAAAGCAGacctttgctgctgcagcttgtCTGGGTCAAAATgtaagaggaaaaggagatatCCCAGCAAAGTCACATTGGTGGATCTCCTTATGGAACTCTCTGCAGCATCAGCCCCACCATCACCGTGGTGGGAAATGGTCCAGGAAGCAAATCCAAGAGGCTCATGTTCGCTTTCTTTCTTGCTATCACTGGGCAATGTTCCTTCCTAGATGGCACAGGGGAGCTGTCAGCATGGGAAACCACTTGAGTGAAGGTGCTGGGCAAGAGGGGATGCTATAGAGACAGCTCTGACCTGCAGTGGAGCTTGTGTAGGGTTTTTAGGAGCAGTTTGCCCCTCAAGGGGAAACTCTCCTTCTTTACCCCCTTGTTTGGGGTAAAGGTTTGGGTCTTTCAGAAGGAATGAGTCAGCAGTGCCCCCTCTGAAGCAAACAGCCTTGTCTCTGATCTTGCTGAACACTGATGTAAATGTGGTGCAGCTCCTCTGGTGATTTCCATCCCGCATCTCCCATGGATATCACTCCACTGCAGACTGATTTGCACTGGCTGAGCTCCTATAGCCCAGCAGTACCTGCAGTTGCTTTCACTTTCAGCCTAATGGAATGTATTATTTTCTATCTTCCAACCGCTCAGACTCATTTATAGTGATTTCATAGCTCAACCTGCCTCAGCAATAATCCCTGCAAACTTTGAGTTACACTGAGCTGATCAGTCCATGGACTAGGAGTATGCCTTTGAATCAAATGTTAAAGCTGGAATCCACTCTGTGCTGGATGTTGCATTATACATTgggagatttcttttcttctaaggGATGGCTTGCAGCAGAGAGCATACCGAGGAGTGTTGTTCTAGCACAAACACAGCTATTTAAATGAGCCACAGTGAGAACAGAATTTGTGTTAGGTTGGGAGGATAAAATTGGATTGAAATTGGATCTATTCACATACATACCATTGATCTCATCCGTCCTTACTTTACATATGTTGGATTTCCTGCTGCCAATATAGAGGAGCAGCTCTAAAATAAGCCAAAGGTATGTAAATGGAGAGCAATATGTTCAAGTGGAATTACGATTTCACCTCAAGGTTTGTTTGAGAGGCAGAAATAAGGCCAGAGCTCTGCGTTGTTTCACACACGCTGTGCCTGTTCGCATCATAGCTATGGGAGAGGTGCTCCTCACAATGTTATTTAGATTTATATCGCCTGAGTGAGTAAGAGTGGGTTAAGAGCACAGGTAGGAACTGCAAATCAGGGCTCCTGCTTTCTCCCAGCAGTGTGGGAGAGGGTGCCCTCCCGCGTCCAGAGCAGGGAGCCCGGTTAGGGACGCCCAGGTCCCCCACCCAATACTCCTCATCCAGTACTTGTGTCACCAGTTTGGCTAGGAGATCCGGTAAAtatttgcctcagtttccctcatTGCCAAAAAGGAGGGCTAAAACTTATTAGTCCACGAAGATTAATTACTCAGGCTTTGCAACATGCTTTGCACTTCTCAGAAGGACGGTGATGTTCTCTAGAACTGGAAaccctccctctcttctttcccacACTTGCTGCTTGCCATCTGGCTGAGAGGCATGCAGAAAAGAAGACACAAATCCTCCATTTAATTATACTGCGCATTTTATTATCTCACCTCAGATTTTGTTGTTAATCTCTTTTACAGATTTCGTTTACATAAGTGGAGTCTTTTAGCTTTAGGAAGCTACATCGCTTTCTCTTCTGATTCTGCAGATATCAGtcagctaaaaagaaaagagaggaaagaacaaGTGTCCTTAAATCTGTCATTCAGTCTTTCCtatgttttatatattgttTCCTCCTTCTCAGGTCCCCAGCTAAAAAGCTAGAAGGCGAACTGAAATCAGCACAGCCAAAGCAGAATAACAACTCCCACAGGGACAGGGGGGACTCTCTTGTTTGGGACATTTAAGCCCAAATAAGACAAAGGTCCAGAGGTAACGCTAGTGAGACCCATTCCACCACCCCTCAAGTCTGCAGGCAGGAATAGCTGCATAACGTACTGCCCCTGGatattttctgttgcaattCCCATACACTAAGAGCAAAGCCCAGGGCTGGATTTGTTAGCAGTCAACATCTTGAATTGCAGCTAATTCTAGCTGTAATTAAGTGTTAGTGTTAAGCCCCTGTGCAGGGAGCAAGGTGTTCAGATCTgactgcagctgctgagctgcctcGCAGGTGTAGCTTGTGTTATAAGCTCTGTTGGAAATTGTACCCTGAAGACTGGAACTTTGAGAGGAGGAGTAGGGAAGTGGGAAGCAGTGCcaaggagagctgctgggaagtGTTGCAATGCTGCCAACAGTCCCTATCAGCTCTAGGGCACAGACAGCACCCTAAGAGAGTGAATAACCTTCCCAGAAGAAGAGTGAGTACATGAGAGCGGGCGGGGTATCTGAGTACTCTGTAAAGTGAGCAAACATGACACAAAAGCCCTTCTGAGGAATATAAATATCTCCGTGATGATGAGCTGgtgagaggagggaaaggcagaatTCCCAAGGCAGAAATCAACCTCCTGACAGTACCGTCTGGGGTGTCCTGTAACATCTCTGCTAGCAGTTTCTCCAGGACATCTTGGTATTTTTCCAGCTGCCTTGGGGTGAGCCACATCCCCGCTCTGACAGGAACAGCTAGCTGTGGAGGAAGCCAGAAAAGTCAGAAGGAAACgctgaggagagcagagggaggcaggTTGGGGTGCTTTGGCCCCTCTTTGCTCAAGTCGGTAGAGGGTCTAGGGCTGATTTGAAGGGAAGAGGATGATCCTTATATAGGGAGAAGAAACGTTTTGAAGTCAATGCAATCTTGTGCTGTTCAGAGTGCCAAAGTTTTCATGCATTGGATCATCTATGGGCTGACTCAGAAACACAGATAAAGGTACCTCCTGGCAACAGAgactgtaaagaagaaaataatttctgaaccTTCTAATCCTCCACTATCTTACATCTTGACCCTTCAAGCCATCAGCTTTACTGATGCTGGTGAAGCACCCTGCCTTAGTAAAGACTGAGGATGAGACATCATCCTGCCTCCAGACTGACTGACTTTGAGCCAGCTGTGGCTCAGATGTACCCGAAGTAAACAGAGTTGTTCCGGTCATTGCTGGAGGCACAGGAGGGCTTGTGGTTGCAGCGGGGAGGGGTGTTAAGACACTGGGATGTGCCAGTTATTTAATGCTTTGAACTGTGAATCCTTGCTGTTTAAATCCTATTACTGATTGTTGGTGCACCACGTTTGCGAGAGTAGTTGCACATTAACCTGCGTCTTGGCCAAATTCCAGTCTAGCTAGTCCCGCTGCCTGTCCCGCTCAGTCTCTCCCGCAGTTTGGGGTGGACCTACACGCTCCTTTTGCTGGCAGAGAGAATGGCCGAGCTTACCGCAGGAGCGCCTGCACGGACAGGGCAAAGAGTTCCCTGTGTTCAAGTGGAAAAGCACAATTTTCAGACTTGGCTAACCAGGTAAGCATGCCTTTGAGGGCTTAGACTGGCACTTAAATCCCTAAAATTGGcaattttctgctctgtatACAGACTTTGGGGGGTGCGGCTGTATGGGCCCAGGTTTATAAATAAGGTCTTTCCAGTGCAGAGGACTGTGAGATCGGAGGTGACACCGGGCAGCTAATCTGGAGCTGGGTGAAAAAGTGACAAGTTAAACCCAGAGCTGAAGCAGAGCTGCAAATTCCTGTCTTGCAGTTGGCTGCTGTTCACTGAATGGCAAAGACAGACCTCATGTTGTTTCCATCTTCCTAAGGGAGAAGCCAGGTGGGTCTGAGGGGTGACCACGCTGCTGAATGTCCAAGATAATTTATAAGGTGGAGGTAAAACCTTTCTCTGATGCTACCTTGCTCAGTTacctggcagggctggcaggaaaCGGGTGGTATTCCTTTATATTGACTGTGAGCTCCCTGATAACACCCGCTGTCTTCTC encodes:
- the MLN gene encoding promotilin; translated protein: MVSKKVVASLLLVYVVSMLAEQTEGFVPFFTQSDFWKMQKKERNKGGQKKSLTSLQQLEEEGFPEQSGADLNKVKTIQLAVPVRAGMWLTPRQLEKYQDVLEKLLAEMLQDTPDATAPARQPSEGPSERTPDLPNMAEPANLPSQDGGSGIREAALSLDLLNMAPIPPSSLINMAPALRTEEAA